The Sediminispirochaeta smaragdinae DSM 11293 genome has a segment encoding these proteins:
- a CDS encoding carbohydrate kinase family protein has protein sequence MSEVVSIGQIITDILVRPVEAVDFRVDTQEVETIQLNTGGDSFNVAVALSKLDVDVAFNGKIGTDIFGELLIGRIKSCGIDSSGLVVAEGDSTSSSVALIRKNGERCFLFYPGANNHLGIEDIKWDAIDNAKIVHVGGLYTLPLLDGENVAKILRYAKGKGKLTTVDVSWDRSNRWFSGIRESLPYIDYFLPSYGEAKEIAQKDSPEEIARFLQSAGAKHVIIKLGNDGSYVKPAGSDGYVVAPVDFGEVVDTTGAGDSYVAGFIRGLLNGWDLAACALFATVVAGENIRKIGATAGIPAYHDALKRYKEELGKRTP, from the coding sequence ATGAGTGAAGTAGTAAGCATCGGGCAGATCATTACGGATATACTTGTCCGTCCCGTGGAAGCGGTCGATTTTCGGGTCGATACGCAGGAGGTTGAAACAATTCAGTTGAATACCGGGGGAGACAGCTTCAATGTCGCGGTTGCCCTTTCGAAATTGGATGTCGACGTGGCTTTCAACGGAAAAATCGGTACCGATATCTTCGGCGAACTGCTCATAGGCAGGATCAAATCCTGCGGCATCGATAGCTCGGGGCTGGTTGTTGCAGAAGGCGATTCAACCAGCTCTTCCGTGGCGTTGATCAGGAAGAACGGCGAACGCTGCTTTCTCTTCTATCCGGGGGCCAATAATCACCTTGGAATCGAGGATATTAAGTGGGATGCCATTGATAATGCGAAAATTGTCCATGTCGGGGGGCTCTATACCCTGCCGCTTTTGGATGGTGAGAATGTGGCGAAGATACTCCGGTATGCGAAAGGGAAGGGGAAGCTCACCACCGTGGACGTTTCCTGGGATAGAAGCAACAGATGGTTCAGCGGAATTCGGGAGAGTCTTCCCTATATCGACTATTTTTTGCCCAGCTATGGTGAGGCGAAAGAGATCGCCCAAAAGGATAGTCCCGAGGAAATTGCCCGGTTTTTGCAGTCAGCCGGTGCAAAACATGTCATAATAAAGCTAGGAAACGATGGCAGTTATGTGAAGCCTGCGGGCTCCGATGGTTATGTTGTTGCTCCTGTGGATTTTGGAGAGGTCGTCGATACCACCGGAGCCGGTGATTCCTATGTCGCCGGATTTATTCGCGGCTTACTGAATGGATGGGACCTTGCGGCGTGCGCCCTCTTTGCGACGGTGGTTGCCGGAGAGAACATCAGAAAGATAGGTGCAACGGCAGGAATCCCTGCCTATCATGATGCCCTTAAACGATACAAGGAAGAGTTGGGAAAACGAACGCCGTGA